One part of the Patescibacteria group bacterium genome encodes these proteins:
- a CDS encoding CAP domain-containing protein: protein MTKKSVAKQEPRRSIAGHVVHHAKHWFIPHAGNNHQPHALRPRALRFYAYLILAAKISSVVFLFAAYPNQAEYSAYTASTILSLSNQSRQEKKIGTLTFNPKLAEAATRKAKDMLARNYFAHTTPDGKRFWTWIDNTGYNYSVAGENLAIDFTSPESAHAALMASPSHRENILNTRYKEVGIAVVTGEMDGVETTVLVEMFGTQVAQKTQVAKVTTVKPKPKPTTPALPTTKPTVKPTTTKPEVRAEQVTPPKGNVIQQSSDSVTVTPNATVDVWAEFKNAGTETWKADSLRLVTTPSSRTSTLADSSWVNATTVGTLSTDVPANDVARFEWKLKAQATEGTLTEAFALVDASGTVVAGTSLHLAVNIATPTTVAQTQSDPTQKDIQAAEPTRNEPAPTVISNPAGADFFSRMLNFFNDFYLAAFFFLGIALLLNIGIKLRIQHPHVIGQTMAVIAIAATAILLKGHFLEKIGQTIRVL from the coding sequence ATGACAAAGAAATCTGTAGCAAAACAAGAGCCACGTCGGTCAATTGCTGGGCACGTTGTGCACCACGCCAAGCATTGGTTTATTCCCCACGCCGGCAATAACCACCAGCCGCACGCCTTGCGACCGCGGGCGCTGCGTTTCTATGCCTACCTCATTCTGGCGGCAAAAATTTCCAGCGTGGTTTTCCTATTTGCTGCCTATCCAAACCAAGCAGAGTACAGCGCCTACACAGCCAGCACCATTCTTTCCCTCAGCAATCAGTCCAGACAGGAGAAAAAAATTGGCACGTTAACCTTCAATCCGAAACTTGCCGAGGCTGCGACCCGCAAGGCCAAAGACATGCTGGCCCGAAACTACTTTGCTCACACCACGCCCGACGGCAAGCGCTTTTGGACGTGGATAGATAATACTGGGTACAACTACTCTGTGGCTGGTGAAAATTTAGCGATTGATTTTACCTCACCCGAATCGGCCCATGCCGCACTCATGGCGAGCCCCAGCCATCGGGAGAATATTTTGAATACCCGCTACAAGGAGGTTGGCATTGCCGTGGTGACTGGTGAAATGGATGGGGTAGAAACCACGGTGCTGGTGGAAATGTTTGGCACCCAAGTGGCGCAGAAAACCCAGGTGGCAAAGGTGACCACGGTGAAACCAAAACCCAAGCCAACCACTCCAGCATTGCCCACCACAAAACCAACCGTCAAGCCAACCACCACAAAGCCGGAAGTGCGGGCTGAGCAAGTGACACCCCCCAAAGGGAACGTTATTCAGCAAAGTAGTGACTCCGTCACCGTAACTCCCAATGCAACGGTTGACGTGTGGGCAGAATTCAAAAATGCCGGAACCGAAACCTGGAAAGCTGATAGCCTGCGGCTTGTGACGACCCCAAGCAGCCGCACGTCAACCCTAGCTGATTCTTCCTGGGTGAATGCCACAACCGTTGGCACCCTTTCAACAGACGTCCCGGCAAATGACGTCGCCCGATTCGAGTGGAAACTGAAAGCTCAAGCCACGGAAGGCACTTTGACAGAAGCCTTTGCTCTGGTCGACGCCAGTGGGACAGTTGTTGCCGGCACCTCCCTACACCTGGCCGTGAACATCGCCACCCCAACCACGGTTGCCCAAACCCAATCTGACCCTACCCAGAAGGATATTCAGGCTGCGGAACCCACACGGAACGAGCCTGCGCCAACCGTCATCAGCAACCCAGCCGGGGCAGACTTCTTCAGTCGCATGCTCAATTTCTTCAATGATTTCTACCTGGCCGCTTTCTTCTTCCTAGGAATCGCCCTTCTGCTCAACATTGGGATCAAGTTACGGATTCAGCACCCCCATGTCATTGGCCAAACCATGGCCGTCATTGCCATTGCTGCCACAGCGATCCTCCTCAAAGGGCACTTCTTAGAAAAAATTGGACAGACGATACGGGTTTTGTAA
- a CDS encoding divergent PAP2 family protein, whose translation MESGWSLLIIPVATAIGTQVLKLGVDHIKGNLDLKHMWDSYGGMPSSHGAFVACLTTMVGFHQGIGSAAFAIAAVFSVLTIRDAIGFRREIGVHGKILNRLVTEHPAAQSSTYPKLSERWGHTPWEITVGSAIGIAVGVVVQVF comes from the coding sequence ATGGAATCCGGTTGGAGTTTACTCATCATACCAGTTGCCACGGCAATTGGCACGCAAGTGCTGAAGCTGGGTGTTGACCACATCAAAGGCAACCTGGATCTGAAGCATATGTGGGATAGCTACGGTGGCATGCCCAGCTCACATGGAGCTTTCGTTGCGTGCCTTACGACCATGGTAGGCTTTCACCAAGGAATTGGCTCAGCAGCCTTTGCTATTGCCGCCGTGTTCTCAGTCCTCACCATTCGTGACGCCATTGGCTTCCGGCGAGAAATTGGCGTGCATGGAAAAATCCTCAACCGCTTGGTTACCGAACACCCGGCTGCGCAATCCTCAACCTACCCAAAACTCTCTGAGCGCTGGGGCCACACGCCCTGGGAAATCACTGTTGGCAGCGCCATTGGGATTGCAGTTGGGGTAGTTGTGCAAGTATTCTAA
- a CDS encoding CBS domain-containing protein, with protein sequence MRVRDVMVHDFHTLQSSQSVASAVQLFVKEEITGAPVIDHGKLVGMLSEKDIFRSLYPSVAQFADNPELWLEETELEENATGVAALPVEQIMQRHVICVPPDAPLMQAGSIMLAHRVHRLVVQDGDKVVGLLTRSAVFRNVFKQKLS encoded by the coding sequence ATGCGCGTCCGTGATGTGATGGTTCATGACTTCCACACCCTGCAATCTTCGCAGAGCGTTGCCAGCGCGGTCCAGCTTTTTGTGAAAGAAGAAATTACCGGTGCACCAGTTATTGACCACGGGAAGCTGGTGGGCATGCTTTCTGAAAAAGACATTTTCCGGTCGCTGTACCCCAGCGTGGCACAGTTTGCTGACAACCCAGAGCTGTGGTTAGAAGAAACTGAACTGGAAGAGAATGCAACAGGTGTCGCTGCATTACCTGTTGAGCAGATTATGCAGCGCCACGTCATTTGCGTACCACCGGATGCGCCACTCATGCAGGCTGGCTCGATTATGCTCGCACACCGCGTGCATCGCCTCGTGGTGCAAGATGGGGACAAAGTGGTGGGTTTACTCACACGTTCAGCGGTTTTTCGGAACGTCTTTAAGCAGAAACTTTCCTAA
- the mutM gene encoding bifunctional DNA-formamidopyrimidine glycosylase/DNA-(apurinic or apyrimidinic site) lyase, whose protein sequence is MPELPEVETVVRGLQGLVGKRIRKVEVRRPKLVSVGPGTLSPKRSHTAAQARRFSAVLQGRSVQSITRRAKLICIQLSGGWTLFIHLKMAGQLVVQKAKQRKLLIRLLNTPTAPLEMLPTKHTHIICTFGDGTILYFNDIRLFGTWRVVHTRDHAALQDVASYGPEPLEKDFTAKVLQASLGKRPRMLIKQALTDQQLLAGVGNIYADESLFAAKLLPTRTVGSLQPKDWLRLFQSVQKVLRHAIRTHGSSVGEFIRPDGSMGMFGRYHKVYGRKGEPCVICKTPIRKIVVGGRGTHYCSKCQE, encoded by the coding sequence ATGCCAGAATTGCCAGAGGTTGAAACCGTGGTTCGGGGGTTACAGGGATTGGTGGGGAAACGCATTCGCAAGGTTGAAGTCCGACGGCCAAAGTTAGTTTCCGTTGGGCCGGGCACACTTAGTCCAAAACGCTCGCATACCGCAGCCCAGGCGCGGCGCTTTTCAGCTGTGCTGCAGGGTCGAAGCGTGCAGAGTATAACCCGGCGAGCAAAGCTTATTTGCATCCAGTTGTCCGGTGGCTGGACGCTTTTCATCCATTTAAAAATGGCTGGGCAATTAGTTGTGCAAAAAGCGAAGCAGCGGAAGTTGCTTATCCGATTGCTCAACACACCCACCGCACCCTTGGAAATGCTGCCTACCAAGCATACGCACATCATCTGCACATTTGGTGATGGAACCATTCTATACTTTAATGACATTCGGCTGTTTGGCACCTGGCGAGTTGTGCATACCAGAGATCATGCTGCTTTGCAGGATGTCGCTTCCTACGGGCCTGAGCCACTGGAAAAGGATTTTACGGCAAAAGTATTGCAAGCATCGCTGGGCAAGCGCCCGCGGATGCTCATCAAACAAGCACTTACTGACCAGCAATTGCTAGCCGGGGTGGGGAACATATATGCCGATGAGTCACTGTTTGCTGCCAAGCTCTTGCCAACCCGAACGGTGGGGTCATTGCAACCAAAAGACTGGCTGCGGCTTTTCCAGAGTGTGCAGAAAGTGTTGCGTCACGCTATTCGCACGCACGGCTCGTCGGTCGGAGAATTCATCCGACCTGACGGGAGCATGGGGATGTTTGGTCGGTATCACAAAGTCTACGGACGGAAAGGGGAGCCGTGTGTGATTTGCAAAACACCCATTCGCAAGATTGTCGTGGGTGGGCGGGGGACGCACTACTGTTCGAAGTGCCAAGAGTGA
- a CDS encoding class D sortase, which produces MTDQHPRSTTYRRKLTLTVGFLCVALGLVVLSYPLWPILRYKLAGPVSTPEEPVFPYPSKLLGDDQTLTIPESNTNSPSITNTNTPRPATKQVKAKVQSNTVPTTNRLVIPKIGVDLPIVEGTNESKALNLGAWHIPGSSTPPEGGNVVLSAHRFRYRPPSNLTLYLLDQVKPGDIMIIYWQGKEFDFKVGTTKVVPSTQTDIVEPTLTPQLTVFTCHPLFSTKNRLVVVGELL; this is translated from the coding sequence ATGACGGACCAGCATCCTAGGTCCACAACGTATCGACGGAAGCTCACCCTCACGGTGGGCTTCCTCTGCGTTGCACTGGGGTTGGTCGTCCTGTCCTACCCGCTCTGGCCCATTCTTCGCTACAAACTTGCCGGCCCGGTGAGCACACCCGAGGAGCCGGTCTTCCCCTACCCTTCAAAACTCTTAGGAGATGACCAAACCCTCACTATCCCTGAGTCCAATACGAATTCTCCCAGCATTACGAACACAAACACCCCAAGGCCTGCAACCAAGCAGGTAAAGGCAAAAGTTCAATCGAACACTGTGCCCACCACAAACCGTTTGGTCATTCCCAAAATAGGCGTGGATTTGCCTATTGTGGAAGGAACAAACGAATCCAAAGCTTTGAACCTGGGCGCCTGGCACATTCCTGGTTCCAGCACCCCACCCGAAGGTGGGAATGTGGTGCTGTCTGCACACCGTTTCCGCTACCGTCCTCCGTCCAACCTCACGCTCTACTTACTGGACCAAGTGAAGCCTGGTGATATTATGATTATCTACTGGCAAGGAAAAGAATTCGACTTCAAGGTCGGCACCACCAAAGTTGTTCCCAGCACGCAGACTGATATCGTGGAACCAACTCTTACCCCGCAACTCACCGTCTTCACTTGCCATCCACTGTTCTCGACGAAGAATCGTTTGGTCGTGGTTGGAGAATTACTGTAA
- a CDS encoding Ig-like domain-containing protein codes for MKKILATFLITTLGITLLGLSPHPVQAADPTVTGLAISPTTVSLQAGQSTVFTLTATLSDGTAVNVTENAVWNPNGGGFTGIPGQRGTYTAVAQGSWLLQATYGNVTAAATIVVTHGALSQLNLLPKRADLTADGVLPIRLFGVDSNGNAWDVLDTATYSVDDPQATVSAGGFTPHTAGTWTITAILAGYQASLPVTITPGMLAKIELTPAPIPTLNPQDTTTVIAKPVDAKGNTVQKNLNWKTTNPDVATVDKQGKVTARSTGQTNLVVESDGVSAAEPIVVRSGESEAVTPTNEIIAVTRPENRTPQVAAEEVDRTPTSTDEEENLTPGTATAATTCTNLAHPWILVLVLLQAIVLAAYFVWLQRRKLALWWLFPALLTAAALITYRVTICQGDYLWWPWTGLGISIILSSAYYQRQGLSEEPPPPDQPVDKGPTF; via the coding sequence ATGAAAAAAATCCTCGCGACATTCCTTATAACAACCCTGGGGATAACCCTGCTAGGCCTTAGCCCACACCCTGTTCAGGCAGCTGACCCCACAGTGACCGGTCTGGCTATTTCCCCAACTACCGTAAGTCTCCAGGCTGGCCAAAGTACGGTTTTTACCCTCACCGCAACCCTCAGTGATGGGACAGCAGTCAATGTCACAGAAAACGCGGTTTGGAATCCAAATGGAGGCGGTTTCACGGGCATCCCAGGCCAGCGAGGAACGTACACGGCCGTGGCACAGGGCAGCTGGCTCCTCCAGGCAACCTATGGAAACGTCACCGCCGCAGCAACGATTGTGGTCACTCACGGCGCCCTCAGCCAGCTCAACCTCCTACCCAAGAGGGCAGATCTGACTGCAGATGGGGTTTTACCCATCCGGCTCTTTGGCGTTGATAGTAATGGAAATGCCTGGGACGTCCTGGACACTGCGACGTACAGCGTTGATGATCCACAGGCCACGGTCTCGGCAGGTGGCTTCACACCACACACGGCGGGGACCTGGACCATTACCGCGATCCTGGCTGGCTACCAAGCAAGCTTGCCAGTAACCATCACGCCGGGGATGCTGGCGAAGATTGAACTGACACCTGCCCCAATTCCAACGTTGAACCCACAGGACACGACCACAGTCATTGCGAAACCGGTTGATGCGAAAGGAAATACTGTCCAAAAGAATCTCAATTGGAAAACCACCAACCCAGATGTCGCAACGGTGGACAAGCAAGGGAAAGTGACCGCCCGCAGCACTGGGCAGACGAACCTGGTGGTGGAGAGTGACGGCGTGAGTGCTGCCGAACCAATTGTCGTTCGCTCAGGTGAATCGGAAGCTGTAACCCCCACGAACGAGATTATTGCCGTCACCCGCCCCGAAAATCGCACACCTCAAGTAGCCGCCGAAGAAGTGGATCGAACGCCAACTAGCACTGACGAGGAGGAAAATCTGACGCCTGGTACAGCCACCGCTGCAACGACCTGCACCAATCTGGCGCACCCGTGGATTCTCGTCCTGGTTCTCTTGCAGGCAATTGTGCTGGCTGCCTACTTTGTCTGGCTCCAACGCCGGAAGTTGGCACTCTGGTGGCTCTTCCCTGCCCTGCTCACTGCAGCAGCGCTTATCACCTACCGCGTCACCATTTGCCAAGGCGACTACCTGTGGTGGCCGTGGACAGGACTGGGAATCAGTATCATCCTCTCCAGCGCCTACTACCAGCGCCAAGGCCTGAGTGAGGAGCCCCCACCACCTGACCAGCCAGTGGATAAAGGACCGACCTTCTAA
- the uppP gene encoding undecaprenyl-diphosphatase UppP has product MDSIHAFFLGVVQGLTEFLPISSSGHLLAFHEITNAGIFDSLRFDAALHVGTLVAIIVYFWRDVVEIVQGFFRSLRSWQVKTDAKQKQAWTVIVGSIPAGIAGMLGEKWIEDNTRNLWLVVITLVIGAVAFWLAEVWSRRQQQHAEVSYATAWVVGLAQVLALIPGISRSGATIVAGLGRKLDRVAAARFAFLVSIPVVTGAGALKLTDIIRGNPSSAEVFNVVLGVVTSAVVGYIAIRFLLKFVQRHSLSAFAWYRMIAAGALVVYLLVR; this is encoded by the coding sequence ATGGACAGTATACATGCTTTTTTCCTAGGTGTCGTTCAGGGGCTGACTGAGTTCCTCCCCATTTCCAGCTCTGGGCATTTGCTGGCGTTTCATGAAATCACAAATGCTGGGATTTTTGATAGCCTGCGCTTTGATGCTGCTTTGCACGTTGGCACCCTTGTCGCAATCATTGTCTACTTCTGGCGTGACGTGGTGGAAATCGTCCAGGGCTTCTTTCGGTCTCTCCGTTCCTGGCAGGTAAAAACTGACGCCAAGCAGAAGCAAGCCTGGACGGTCATTGTGGGCTCCATTCCGGCTGGGATTGCCGGGATGCTTGGCGAGAAGTGGATTGAAGACAACACTCGGAATTTGTGGTTGGTTGTTATCACATTGGTCATTGGCGCGGTTGCTTTTTGGCTAGCAGAAGTCTGGTCACGCCGGCAGCAGCAACACGCTGAGGTTTCTTATGCCACAGCCTGGGTCGTAGGTTTGGCGCAGGTGCTGGCACTTATTCCCGGTATATCCCGGTCTGGTGCCACCATTGTTGCAGGCTTGGGCAGGAAGTTGGATCGGGTGGCAGCAGCGCGATTTGCATTCCTCGTGTCCATCCCGGTGGTCACTGGTGCGGGGGCGTTGAAGCTTACGGATATTATCCGGGGGAATCCGTCGAGCGCTGAAGTTTTTAATGTCGTGCTAGGGGTGGTTACCTCTGCAGTTGTGGGCTACATTGCCATTCGTTTTTTACTGAAGTTTGTGCAGCGCCATTCATTGTCAGCCTTTGCGTGGTACCGGATGATTGCCGCTGGTGCCCTGGTCGTATACTTGCTGGTACGGTAA